A genome region from Frankineae bacterium MT45 includes the following:
- a CDS encoding VCBS repeat-containing protein translates to MLRGGVSRRRGLRRWSAGLAALTVSTSMLALLPVAAEAKSVQSYATACANPTRTITGGSNQSLNIAAGETVLITAGAYTGGSDSFPAGAVLCVSSSATFTPAYINNPGGSVYNDGTSTFPSISVQGSFLLSNDGTVSFPNGVNTNGPATLMNQGTLTVGTSLSISGGAQLFNSGSVTINGGINLNGGTVVDNSGSINVSGQVNVTGTVTNTGVIVDGAGLTINGGSTFSNACTLTVGGDLSNNGGLNNSGVISATNGKLSNNGRLRQDPPGVILSRDFGNDQSVVGYGSFRFTGQTSTQGSFVGDSPTTPIVVQDTTPTAGKIFDVQNGTVANTVAGTVPVPPADFVSSNCSVPPTTTADLSVTKTGPDVVRPGAAVSYTVTVTNNGPSNATGVVVTDHLPPSLIGPSASDGGVVAGGSVTWTVGAMSNGQTLNFTVSGTAPASGSLTDTVSGTSTTTDPIQSNNDGSAPAATVTTLVTPEVFPNLPPTISDSTEVTIANSPVYRQISYGDPNPEQTVTVSLTSPPAFGTVTVTPGGFYKYTPNDDFTGRDSFGVQACDNHTSPACSGATVTIVVKPVASDIVQTMTQGGQLVIDVAPAVVGKTAAPTIVSGPSHGTATLLPDGTIQYTPNPTYVGTDTLTYSVCSEQAPDVCATAQITINVVAAPNNPPDAADLTVSTTARVPVSGQISVSDPDAGQTVTGTLQSGPSSGTAVVNPNGSFVYTPTGAFTGTDTFTVTFCDDGSPQLCTSATVTVHVYPVANNDSASTQVGVPVTIDVGRNDVGAAGAPAVTVLPAHGSTTVNNDGSITFTPDPGFTGTDTFTYRICSVNDPALCDTARVTVNVDAAPNHPPVLADDTQNTTVGVPVSGQLVGQDSDAGQTLTYSLVTGPRHGTATVAADGAYTYTQTDTFVGADTFTVQVCDDATTPLCATATVTVNIYPRALPLGTKTVVGKAAIVTPSTVGDVGAVTITVQAKHGTAVGSGADVVYNPTADFVGADVMTYQVCDIPTGTFCASANVYVIVTPILGDDSASTRANQSFSADVEANDVGTLGPPVITTAPLHGTAVVGASIDYTPSTNYTGYDTLVYRRCSTFSSFVCGSATLVIAVQPDAVNDSATTTDGVAVTVDVNANDNGEAANATIVRPPTSGTASVNQGGTITYVPRDGFTGTDTLTYQRCSINAPSLCGIAIVVITVGPAPTPTPTPTPSPTPAPTPTPTPAPSPTPTPAPTPRPTPTLAAPTPTPGFGVDPLVIGSDGGSGGESLANTGPAVPIDTLLGWAVLLGATGLLTLGASIGLRRRHN, encoded by the coding sequence TTGCTTCGGGGTGGAGTCTCGCGTCGGCGCGGGCTGCGTCGCTGGTCGGCCGGTCTCGCCGCACTTACCGTGTCGACGTCGATGCTCGCGCTCCTCCCCGTCGCGGCCGAGGCGAAGTCCGTGCAGTCCTATGCCACCGCCTGCGCGAACCCGACCCGGACCATCACCGGCGGGAGCAACCAGTCGCTGAACATCGCGGCCGGAGAGACGGTGCTGATCACGGCCGGGGCGTACACCGGCGGGTCGGACAGCTTCCCGGCCGGGGCGGTCCTCTGCGTCTCCAGCAGCGCCACCTTCACACCGGCCTACATCAACAACCCCGGCGGGTCGGTCTACAACGACGGCACCAGCACCTTCCCGTCGATCTCGGTGCAGGGAAGCTTCCTCCTCTCCAACGACGGCACGGTCTCCTTCCCGAACGGGGTGAACACGAACGGGCCGGCCACGCTGATGAATCAGGGCACCCTGACCGTCGGCACCAGTCTCTCGATCTCCGGCGGCGCGCAGTTGTTCAACTCCGGTTCCGTCACCATCAACGGCGGCATCAACCTCAACGGCGGCACCGTCGTCGACAACTCTGGGAGCATCAACGTCTCCGGGCAGGTGAACGTCACCGGGACGGTGACCAACACCGGTGTCATCGTCGACGGCGCCGGGCTCACCATCAACGGTGGCAGTACCTTCAGCAACGCCTGCACACTCACCGTCGGGGGCGACCTCAGCAACAACGGCGGCCTCAACAACTCCGGTGTCATCTCGGCGACCAACGGCAAGCTCTCCAACAACGGCCGGCTGCGTCAGGATCCGCCGGGGGTGATCCTGAGCCGCGACTTCGGCAACGATCAGAGCGTGGTCGGCTACGGCAGCTTCCGGTTCACCGGGCAGACCTCGACGCAGGGTTCCTTCGTCGGGGACTCGCCCACCACGCCGATCGTCGTCCAGGACACAACCCCGACCGCCGGCAAGATCTTCGACGTCCAGAACGGCACCGTCGCGAACACAGTCGCTGGAACCGTGCCGGTGCCACCGGCCGACTTCGTGTCGTCAAACTGCTCGGTACCACCCACGACCACCGCCGACCTGAGCGTCACCAAGACCGGGCCGGACGTCGTGCGCCCGGGCGCGGCCGTCAGCTACACCGTCACGGTGACCAACAACGGACCCTCGAACGCGACCGGCGTGGTGGTCACCGATCACCTGCCGCCGTCGCTCATCGGCCCGAGCGCCTCCGACGGCGGCGTCGTTGCCGGCGGGAGCGTCACCTGGACGGTCGGGGCGATGAGCAACGGCCAGACCCTTAACTTCACCGTGTCGGGCACGGCGCCAGCCTCGGGTTCGCTGACTGACACGGTGTCGGGGACCAGCACCACGACCGACCCCATTCAGAGCAACAACGACGGTTCCGCGCCGGCCGCCACCGTGACCACGCTGGTCACGCCTGAGGTCTTCCCCAACCTGCCGCCGACGATCTCCGACAGCACGGAGGTCACGATCGCCAACTCGCCGGTCTACCGTCAGATCTCCTATGGCGATCCGAATCCGGAGCAGACGGTGACGGTGAGCCTGACCAGCCCACCCGCGTTCGGCACCGTGACCGTCACTCCCGGTGGCTTCTACAAGTACACGCCGAACGACGACTTCACCGGCCGCGACAGCTTCGGTGTTCAGGCCTGCGACAACCACACCTCACCCGCCTGTTCGGGCGCGACGGTGACGATCGTGGTGAAGCCGGTGGCCAGCGACATCGTGCAGACGATGACCCAAGGTGGTCAGCTGGTCATCGACGTGGCTCCCGCGGTCGTCGGTAAGACTGCAGCACCGACCATCGTCAGCGGACCGTCTCACGGAACAGCGACCCTGCTGCCCGATGGGACGATCCAGTACACGCCGAATCCGACCTACGTCGGCACCGATACGCTCACCTACTCCGTCTGCAGTGAGCAGGCGCCGGACGTCTGCGCGACGGCCCAGATCACGATCAACGTCGTGGCGGCGCCGAACAACCCGCCGGATGCGGCCGACCTCACGGTCTCGACGACGGCTCGGGTGCCGGTCTCGGGGCAGATCTCGGTGAGCGATCCCGACGCTGGCCAGACCGTCACCGGCACGCTGCAGTCGGGACCATCGTCGGGGACGGCTGTAGTGAATCCCAACGGATCCTTCGTCTACACCCCCACCGGCGCCTTCACCGGTACGGACACGTTCACCGTGACGTTCTGCGACGACGGTTCGCCCCAGTTGTGCACCAGCGCCACGGTGACCGTGCACGTGTACCCCGTGGCCAACAACGATTCGGCGTCGACGCAGGTCGGGGTGCCGGTCACGATCGACGTGGGGCGTAACGATGTGGGCGCGGCCGGAGCGCCGGCGGTCACCGTGCTTCCGGCGCATGGCAGCACGACCGTCAACAACGATGGGTCGATCACCTTCACCCCGGACCCCGGCTTCACCGGAACCGACACCTTCACGTACCGCATCTGCAGCGTGAATGATCCGGCCCTCTGCGACACCGCACGGGTGACGGTGAACGTCGATGCGGCTCCGAACCACCCGCCGGTTCTGGCTGATGACACGCAGAACACGACGGTGGGGGTGCCGGTGAGCGGGCAACTAGTCGGACAGGACAGCGACGCCGGGCAGACGCTGACCTATTCGCTGGTGACCGGCCCGCGGCACGGCACGGCGACGGTCGCCGCCGACGGGGCGTACACCTACACCCAGACAGATACCTTCGTCGGCGCTGACACCTTCACCGTCCAGGTCTGCGACGACGCCACGACTCCGCTCTGCGCCACCGCGACGGTCACTGTGAACATCTACCCGAGGGCGCTCCCGCTCGGGACGAAGACCGTCGTCGGCAAGGCGGCCATCGTCACCCCGTCGACCGTCGGCGACGTCGGAGCCGTCACCATCACGGTGCAGGCCAAGCACGGCACGGCGGTTGGATCGGGCGCGGACGTCGTTTACAACCCCACAGCGGACTTCGTCGGTGCCGACGTGATGACCTACCAGGTCTGCGACATCCCGACCGGCACCTTCTGCGCATCGGCGAATGTGTACGTGATCGTGACCCCGATTCTGGGCGATGACTCGGCGAGCACCCGGGCGAACCAGAGCTTCAGCGCGGATGTCGAGGCGAACGACGTCGGCACCCTCGGGCCTCCAGTCATCACGACGGCGCCACTTCACGGGACTGCGGTGGTCGGGGCGTCGATCGACTACACGCCGTCGACGAACTACACGGGCTACGACACTCTGGTCTATAGGCGCTGCTCCACCTTCTCCTCCTTCGTCTGTGGATCGGCCACCCTGGTCATCGCGGTACAGCCGGACGCCGTCAACGACTCGGCCACCACCACCGACGGCGTGGCAGTGACGGTGGACGTCAACGCCAACGACAACGGGGAGGCCGCCAACGCGACCATCGTTCGGCCGCCCACCAGCGGAACAGCGTCGGTCAACCAGGGCGGGACCATCACCTACGTTCCACGTGATGGGTTCACCGGCACGGACACCCTGACGTACCAACGATGCAGCATCAATGCACCGTCGCTCTGCGGAATCGCGATTGTGGTTATCACGGTGGGGCCGGCGCCGACGCCGACTCCCACACCCACGCCGTCACCGACGCCTGCGCCAACACCCACGCCCACACCTGCGCCGTCGCCAACACCCACTCCGGCGCCGACTCCCCGACCGACGCCAACACTGGCCGCACCGACTCCGACCCCTGGATTCGGCGTCGACCCCCTGGTCATCGGGTCGGACGGCGGATCAGGCGGTGAGTCGCTGGCCAACACCGGTCCGGCGGTGCCGATCGACACCCTGCTGGGCTGGGCGGTTCTGCTGGGTGCGACGGGCCTGCTGACACTCGGCGCGTCCATCGGCCTCAGGCGCCGGCACAACTAG
- a CDS encoding Polyketide cyclase / dehydrase and lipid transport: protein MVRAVSHTVTRTSRVDVQKLFDEVVQEDVLPKVLHRYLLIPAVSHTEGNTGPWDVPGSVRTIRFTDGTSAREEVLEWASGRRFAYRVDKFTNALGPLATHAIGEWDFQSEPAGSGFRWTYHFHPRNRAAVPVVRLLVALIWRGYMAKCADLCVELAERASAE from the coding sequence ATGGTCAGAGCAGTCAGTCATACCGTCACCCGAACATCTCGCGTCGACGTGCAGAAACTCTTCGACGAGGTCGTGCAGGAAGACGTCCTGCCGAAGGTGCTGCACCGATACCTGCTCATCCCGGCCGTCTCGCACACTGAGGGAAACACAGGACCCTGGGACGTTCCCGGCTCCGTCCGCACCATCCGCTTCACCGACGGGACGAGCGCCCGTGAAGAGGTGCTGGAGTGGGCCTCAGGTCGGCGCTTCGCCTATCGCGTGGACAAATTCACCAACGCTCTCGGGCCGCTCGCGACCCACGCAATCGGTGAGTGGGATTTCCAGTCGGAGCCTGCCGGATCAGGTTTCCGCTGGACGTATCACTTCCACCCACGTAACCGGGCCGCCGTGCCCGTCGTTCGCCTCCTCGTCGCGCTGATCTGGCGTGGCTATATGGCCAAATGCGCGGATCTCTGCGTCGAGCTCGCCGAACGAGCCAGCGCCGAATAG
- a CDS encoding O-acetyl-ADP-ribose deacetylase (regulator of RNase III), contains Macro domain produces MRGDITEQEVDAVVNAANSGLLGGGGVDGAIHARGGSEILAACRELRASRYPKGLPAGEAVATTGGALPAAWVIHTVGPVYSLRQDRSPLLASAYRSSLQVADELGAKRVAFPAISAGAYGWPIDDAAQIAISTVRSTDTAVELVRFVLFSGATLKAFTLASRSPAE; encoded by the coding sequence GTGCGGGGCGACATCACCGAGCAGGAGGTCGACGCGGTGGTCAACGCCGCGAACTCTGGGCTCCTCGGCGGTGGTGGGGTGGACGGTGCGATACATGCCCGTGGTGGCAGCGAGATTCTGGCTGCTTGCCGTGAACTTCGTGCGTCGCGCTACCCCAAGGGCCTCCCAGCCGGCGAGGCGGTCGCCACCACCGGCGGCGCGCTACCCGCAGCCTGGGTCATCCACACCGTCGGGCCGGTGTACTCGCTGCGACAGGATCGCTCCCCGCTGCTGGCGTCGGCCTACCGCAGCTCGCTACAGGTGGCGGATGAACTTGGCGCCAAGCGGGTGGCGTTTCCGGCGATCTCGGCCGGTGCCTACGGGTGGCCTATTGACGATGCCGCCCAGATCGCGATCTCCACCGTGCGTAGTACCGACACCGCTGTCGAACTCGTGCGTTTCGTGCTCTTCAGTGGCGCTACGTTGAAAGCCTTCACGCTGGCGAGCCGTTCGCCGGCTGAGTGA
- a CDS encoding Type II secretion system (T2SS), protein F has product MFVVSLASAVATFALIGGASGVIAASIVGALAVCGLERLSRSGRLGGIGGSRSNSLVLSGSSTPLVVDLIATALRSGQPLPTVLCIVAELAEAPLGPLLDQVGRMLQLGADPTTAWARVLADPTLAEIARAAIRSAESGIRLADDFEQLATDLRAERRGAAEVRAGRAGTWAIAPLGLCFLPAFVCLGIAPIVVGVAHDVFARVGR; this is encoded by the coding sequence GTGTTCGTCGTCAGTCTGGCATCAGCCGTAGCCACCTTCGCGCTGATCGGCGGAGCCAGCGGGGTGATCGCCGCGTCGATCGTTGGCGCGCTGGCGGTCTGCGGGCTGGAGCGTCTAAGCCGCTCGGGCCGTCTGGGCGGGATCGGTGGGTCGAGGTCGAACTCCCTGGTTTTATCGGGTAGTTCCACTCCGCTGGTGGTCGATCTGATCGCTACGGCGCTCCGCAGTGGCCAGCCGCTGCCGACCGTGCTCTGCATTGTCGCCGAACTCGCTGAGGCACCCTTGGGTCCGCTCCTCGACCAGGTCGGTCGGATGCTTCAGCTTGGGGCGGATCCGACCACCGCCTGGGCAAGGGTGCTTGCGGATCCGACCCTCGCCGAGATCGCCCGGGCCGCCATTCGCAGTGCCGAGAGCGGAATCCGATTGGCCGATGACTTCGAACAGCTCGCGACGGACCTTCGAGCTGAGCGCCGGGGTGCCGCCGAGGTACGGGCGGGCCGCGCCGGCACCTGGGCGATCGCACCTCTCGGGCTCTGTTTCCTGCCTGCCTTCGTCTGTCTGGGGATCGCTCCCATCGTCGTCGGGGTAGCCCACGACGTCTTCGCGCGAGTGGGGCGCTGA
- a CDS encoding tight adherence protein B — protein MLSGPVLALTLSTAGCLSWPPSAPATARLLQLVRAGRLAGSGPARSHHTAWQSLMIRREVGASLLFGCCCLAAAAVLALGGGLLCLPTAAVVVTVGRSLRRRRRTTGASRDRLALGAGVATLRAELLAGSRPADALLAAVPALGKSPSLAEAFAVAATAAGSGEDVAEVLLESPAGELLRPIAAAWRLSEATGAPIASVLARVQADLRDALDVERAVGVAVAGPKSSALMLALLPAIGLLLGSGMGARPLHVLTGSLAGQLLGCAGVLLELAGVAWTARITAAASRW, from the coding sequence ATGCTGAGTGGACCGGTCCTCGCCCTGACTCTCTCGACCGCCGGCTGCCTCAGCTGGCCACCGTCGGCGCCCGCTACAGCCCGTCTGCTGCAGCTGGTCCGTGCCGGCCGGCTTGCTGGCAGCGGCCCGGCCCGGAGCCATCACACAGCCTGGCAATCACTGATGATTCGCCGCGAGGTGGGTGCCAGTCTGCTGTTCGGATGCTGCTGCCTGGCGGCGGCCGCAGTGCTGGCGCTGGGTGGCGGCCTCCTATGTCTTCCGACGGCCGCGGTCGTGGTGACGGTCGGGCGTAGTCTCCGGCGGCGCCGGCGGACGACCGGTGCGAGCCGGGACCGTCTCGCCCTCGGTGCCGGTGTCGCGACGCTGCGGGCCGAACTGCTCGCCGGTAGTCGTCCGGCTGATGCGCTGCTGGCGGCGGTTCCGGCCCTGGGTAAGTCGCCGAGCCTGGCCGAGGCCTTTGCAGTCGCCGCCACGGCGGCCGGCAGCGGCGAGGATGTCGCTGAGGTGCTGCTGGAGAGCCCTGCCGGTGAGTTGCTGCGACCGATTGCCGCTGCGTGGCGACTCTCCGAGGCGACCGGCGCACCGATCGCTTCGGTGCTGGCTCGGGTCCAGGCCGATCTGCGCGACGCCCTCGACGTTGAACGGGCCGTCGGTGTAGCGGTTGCCGGGCCGAAGTCGTCAGCCTTGATGCTTGCCCTGCTACCTGCGATCGGCCTGCTCCTCGGCTCGGGCATGGGGGCGAGACCGCTCCACGTTCTCACCGGATCGCTCGCTGGTCAGCTGCTCGGATGCGCGGGAGTGCTGCTCGAGTTGGCCGGTGTTGCCTGGACGGCGCGGATCACTGCTGCGGCCAGCCGATGGTAG